A genomic stretch from Cyprinus carpio isolate SPL01 chromosome A12, ASM1834038v1, whole genome shotgun sequence includes:
- the LOC109053988 gene encoding MAGUK p55 subfamily member 2-like isoform X1, with protein MKTSWPLTNSVTDRHSKKTKMPVASASSDSVMQSLLDTLSDSTSSTTANDLDLIFLKGIMESPVSREHYEEPKLEAVRDNNMELVQDILRDLNTLTPHSQAAHELASILKEPHFQSLLETHDSVASKSYETPPPSPCAFMDSSLNNQPVPPDAVRMVGIRKVSGEHLGVTFRVEGGELVIARILHGGMIDQQGLLHVGDIIKEVNGKEVGSDPKVLQNMLKESSGSVVLKILPSYQEPHTPRQAFVKCHFDYDPSHDNLIPCKEAGLKFSSGDILQIFNQEDPNWWQACHLEGGSAGLIPSQLLEEKRKAFVKRDLELSSTGPLCAGIGGKKKKKMMYLTTKNAEFDRHELRIYEEVAKVPPFRRKMLVLIGAQGVGRRSLKNKLLVSDPHRYGTTTPYTSRKPKVDEKEGQMYLFMSRSEMETDIKCGRFLEHGEYDGNLYGTKIDSIHEVVDSGKVCILDVNPQALKVLRTAEFLPYVVFIEAPNFEVLKDMNRSAIEAGVVTKQMTDSELKRTVDESERIQRAYSHYFDLSIVNDNLDGAYRSLRRALDRLNTDHQWVPVSWVF; from the exons ttGGCCTCTGACAAATTCGGTAACGGACAGACACTCAAAGAAAACGAAAATGCCAGTAGCATCCGCCAGCTCTGACTCAG TGATGCAGAGTCTTCTGGACACCTTAAGTGACAGTACCAGCTCCACTACAGCCAATGACCTGGACCTCATCTTCCTGAAAGGAATCATGGAGAGTCCAGTG TCTCGTGAGCACTATGAAGAGCCAAAGCTGGAGGCAGTGAGGGACAATAATATGGAGTTAGTGCAGGACATCCTGAGAGACCTCAACACTCTCACACCTCACAGTCAGGCGGCACATGAGCTCGCCAGCATCCTCAAAGAGCCACACTTTCAG TCTTTACTTGAAACACATGACTCTGTAGCTTCCAAAAGCTACGAGACTCCGCCCCCCAGCCCCTGCGCATTTATGGACTCCTCGCTCAACAACCAGCCGGTGCCACCGGATGCTGTCAGGATGGTGGGCATCCGCAAAGTGTCTGGAGAGCACTTG GGCGTGACGTTTCGGGTGGAGGGTGGAGAGCTGGTGATTGCTCGGATCCTGCATGGGGGCATGATTGATCAACAGGGCCTGCTGCATGTGGGTGACATCATCAAAGAGGTGAACGGAAAAGAGGTGGGAAGTGACCCGAAGGTTCTTCAGAACATGCTGAAGGAGTCCAGTGGCAGCGTGGTTCTCAAAATCCTACCCAGTTACCAAGAACCACACACACCACGCCAG GCCTTTGTGAAGTGTCACTTTGACTATGACCCCTCTCATGACAACCTGATCCCCTGTAAAGAAGCTGGGCTCAAATTCAGCAGTGGAGACATCCTTCAGATCTTCAACCAGGAGGACCCCAACTGGTGGCag GCATGTCATCTGGAAGGAGGCAGTGCAGGCCTGATCCCCAGTCAGCTGCTAGAGGAGAAGAGAAAAGCATTTGTCAAGAGAGACCTGGAGCTCTCTAGCACAG GGCCTCTGTGTGCAGGGATTGGgggtaagaagaagaagaagatgatgtaCTTGACTACAAAGAATGCTG AGTTCGACCGACATGAGTTGAGGATCTACGAGGAAGTGGCCAAGGTGCCTCCGTTCCGCAGGAAGATGCTGGTTCTGATTGGAGCACAGGGTGTGGGCCGCCGCAGcttgaaaaataaacttttggtGTCGGACCCGCACCGTTATGGAACCACCACACCTT ACACATCTCGTAAACCCAAGGTGGATGAGAAGGAGGGGCAGATGTACCTGTTTATGTCTCGCAGTGAGATGGAAACCGACATTAAATGTGGCCGTTTCCTTGAACACGGGGAATATGATGGAAATCTGTACGGCACCAAGATTGACTCCATTCATGAGGTTGTGGACTCCGGCAAGGTTTGCATTCTAGATGTCAATCCGCAG GCACTCAAAGTTCTGCGAACAGCCGAGTTTCTTCCATATGTGGTGTTCATCGAAGCCCCAAACTTTGAGGTTCTGAAAGACATGAACAGATCTGCCATTGAGGCTGGTGTTGTGACGAAACAGATGACG GATTCAGAGCTCAAACGGACAGTGGATGAGAGTGAAAGGATCCAGAGGGCGTACAGTCACTATTTTGATCTGAGCATTGTGAATGATAACCTGGACGGAGCGTACCGCAGCCTCAGGAGGGCGCTGGACAGACTCAACACAGACCACCAGTGGGTTCCTGTCAGCTGGGTCTTCTGA
- the LOC109053988 gene encoding MAGUK p55 subfamily member 2-like isoform X2, giving the protein MKTSWPLTNSVTDRHSKKTKMPVASASSDSVMQSLLDTLSDSTSSTTANDLDLIFLKGIMESPVSREHYEEPKLEAVRDNNMELVQDILRDLNTLTPHSQAAHELASILKEPHFQSLLETHDSVASKSYETPPPSPCAFMDSSLNNQPVPPDAVRMVGIRKVSGEHLGVTFRVEGGELVIARILHGGMIDQQGLLHVGDIIKEVNGKEVGSDPKVLQNMLKESSGSVVLKILPSYQEPHTPRQAFVKCHFDYDPSHDNLIPCKEAGLKFSSGDILQIFNQEDPNWWQACHLEGGSAGLIPSQLLEEKRKAFVKRDLELSSTGIGGKKKKKMMYLTTKNAEFDRHELRIYEEVAKVPPFRRKMLVLIGAQGVGRRSLKNKLLVSDPHRYGTTTPYTSRKPKVDEKEGQMYLFMSRSEMETDIKCGRFLEHGEYDGNLYGTKIDSIHEVVDSGKVCILDVNPQALKVLRTAEFLPYVVFIEAPNFEVLKDMNRSAIEAGVVTKQMTDSELKRTVDESERIQRAYSHYFDLSIVNDNLDGAYRSLRRALDRLNTDHQWVPVSWVF; this is encoded by the exons ttGGCCTCTGACAAATTCGGTAACGGACAGACACTCAAAGAAAACGAAAATGCCAGTAGCATCCGCCAGCTCTGACTCAG TGATGCAGAGTCTTCTGGACACCTTAAGTGACAGTACCAGCTCCACTACAGCCAATGACCTGGACCTCATCTTCCTGAAAGGAATCATGGAGAGTCCAGTG TCTCGTGAGCACTATGAAGAGCCAAAGCTGGAGGCAGTGAGGGACAATAATATGGAGTTAGTGCAGGACATCCTGAGAGACCTCAACACTCTCACACCTCACAGTCAGGCGGCACATGAGCTCGCCAGCATCCTCAAAGAGCCACACTTTCAG TCTTTACTTGAAACACATGACTCTGTAGCTTCCAAAAGCTACGAGACTCCGCCCCCCAGCCCCTGCGCATTTATGGACTCCTCGCTCAACAACCAGCCGGTGCCACCGGATGCTGTCAGGATGGTGGGCATCCGCAAAGTGTCTGGAGAGCACTTG GGCGTGACGTTTCGGGTGGAGGGTGGAGAGCTGGTGATTGCTCGGATCCTGCATGGGGGCATGATTGATCAACAGGGCCTGCTGCATGTGGGTGACATCATCAAAGAGGTGAACGGAAAAGAGGTGGGAAGTGACCCGAAGGTTCTTCAGAACATGCTGAAGGAGTCCAGTGGCAGCGTGGTTCTCAAAATCCTACCCAGTTACCAAGAACCACACACACCACGCCAG GCCTTTGTGAAGTGTCACTTTGACTATGACCCCTCTCATGACAACCTGATCCCCTGTAAAGAAGCTGGGCTCAAATTCAGCAGTGGAGACATCCTTCAGATCTTCAACCAGGAGGACCCCAACTGGTGGCag GCATGTCATCTGGAAGGAGGCAGTGCAGGCCTGATCCCCAGTCAGCTGCTAGAGGAGAAGAGAAAAGCATTTGTCAAGAGAGACCTGGAGCTCTCTAGCACAG GGATTGGgggtaagaagaagaagaagatgatgtaCTTGACTACAAAGAATGCTG AGTTCGACCGACATGAGTTGAGGATCTACGAGGAAGTGGCCAAGGTGCCTCCGTTCCGCAGGAAGATGCTGGTTCTGATTGGAGCACAGGGTGTGGGCCGCCGCAGcttgaaaaataaacttttggtGTCGGACCCGCACCGTTATGGAACCACCACACCTT ACACATCTCGTAAACCCAAGGTGGATGAGAAGGAGGGGCAGATGTACCTGTTTATGTCTCGCAGTGAGATGGAAACCGACATTAAATGTGGCCGTTTCCTTGAACACGGGGAATATGATGGAAATCTGTACGGCACCAAGATTGACTCCATTCATGAGGTTGTGGACTCCGGCAAGGTTTGCATTCTAGATGTCAATCCGCAG GCACTCAAAGTTCTGCGAACAGCCGAGTTTCTTCCATATGTGGTGTTCATCGAAGCCCCAAACTTTGAGGTTCTGAAAGACATGAACAGATCTGCCATTGAGGCTGGTGTTGTGACGAAACAGATGACG GATTCAGAGCTCAAACGGACAGTGGATGAGAGTGAAAGGATCCAGAGGGCGTACAGTCACTATTTTGATCTGAGCATTGTGAATGATAACCTGGACGGAGCGTACCGCAGCCTCAGGAGGGCGCTGGACAGACTCAACACAGACCACCAGTGGGTTCCTGTCAGCTGGGTCTTCTGA
- the LOC109053988 gene encoding MAGUK p55 subfamily member 2-like isoform X3, whose protein sequence is MAGSLYNRLSLEEIGSISSLEAPGVMQSLLDTLSDSTSSTTANDLDLIFLKGIMESPVSREHYEEPKLEAVRDNNMELVQDILRDLNTLTPHSQAAHELASILKEPHFQSLLETHDSVASKSYETPPPSPCAFMDSSLNNQPVPPDAVRMVGIRKVSGEHLGVTFRVEGGELVIARILHGGMIDQQGLLHVGDIIKEVNGKEVGSDPKVLQNMLKESSGSVVLKILPSYQEPHTPRQAFVKCHFDYDPSHDNLIPCKEAGLKFSSGDILQIFNQEDPNWWQACHLEGGSAGLIPSQLLEEKRKAFVKRDLELSSTGPLCAGIGGKKKKKMMYLTTKNAEFDRHELRIYEEVAKVPPFRRKMLVLIGAQGVGRRSLKNKLLVSDPHRYGTTTPYTSRKPKVDEKEGQMYLFMSRSEMETDIKCGRFLEHGEYDGNLYGTKIDSIHEVVDSGKVCILDVNPQALKVLRTAEFLPYVVFIEAPNFEVLKDMNRSAIEAGVVTKQMTDSELKRTVDESERIQRAYSHYFDLSIVNDNLDGAYRSLRRALDRLNTDHQWVPVSWVF, encoded by the exons ATGGCTGGGAGTCTCTATAACAGATTGTCCCTGGAGGAGATTGGATCGATCAGTTCTCTAGAGGCTCCAGGAG TGATGCAGAGTCTTCTGGACACCTTAAGTGACAGTACCAGCTCCACTACAGCCAATGACCTGGACCTCATCTTCCTGAAAGGAATCATGGAGAGTCCAGTG TCTCGTGAGCACTATGAAGAGCCAAAGCTGGAGGCAGTGAGGGACAATAATATGGAGTTAGTGCAGGACATCCTGAGAGACCTCAACACTCTCACACCTCACAGTCAGGCGGCACATGAGCTCGCCAGCATCCTCAAAGAGCCACACTTTCAG TCTTTACTTGAAACACATGACTCTGTAGCTTCCAAAAGCTACGAGACTCCGCCCCCCAGCCCCTGCGCATTTATGGACTCCTCGCTCAACAACCAGCCGGTGCCACCGGATGCTGTCAGGATGGTGGGCATCCGCAAAGTGTCTGGAGAGCACTTG GGCGTGACGTTTCGGGTGGAGGGTGGAGAGCTGGTGATTGCTCGGATCCTGCATGGGGGCATGATTGATCAACAGGGCCTGCTGCATGTGGGTGACATCATCAAAGAGGTGAACGGAAAAGAGGTGGGAAGTGACCCGAAGGTTCTTCAGAACATGCTGAAGGAGTCCAGTGGCAGCGTGGTTCTCAAAATCCTACCCAGTTACCAAGAACCACACACACCACGCCAG GCCTTTGTGAAGTGTCACTTTGACTATGACCCCTCTCATGACAACCTGATCCCCTGTAAAGAAGCTGGGCTCAAATTCAGCAGTGGAGACATCCTTCAGATCTTCAACCAGGAGGACCCCAACTGGTGGCag GCATGTCATCTGGAAGGAGGCAGTGCAGGCCTGATCCCCAGTCAGCTGCTAGAGGAGAAGAGAAAAGCATTTGTCAAGAGAGACCTGGAGCTCTCTAGCACAG GGCCTCTGTGTGCAGGGATTGGgggtaagaagaagaagaagatgatgtaCTTGACTACAAAGAATGCTG AGTTCGACCGACATGAGTTGAGGATCTACGAGGAAGTGGCCAAGGTGCCTCCGTTCCGCAGGAAGATGCTGGTTCTGATTGGAGCACAGGGTGTGGGCCGCCGCAGcttgaaaaataaacttttggtGTCGGACCCGCACCGTTATGGAACCACCACACCTT ACACATCTCGTAAACCCAAGGTGGATGAGAAGGAGGGGCAGATGTACCTGTTTATGTCTCGCAGTGAGATGGAAACCGACATTAAATGTGGCCGTTTCCTTGAACACGGGGAATATGATGGAAATCTGTACGGCACCAAGATTGACTCCATTCATGAGGTTGTGGACTCCGGCAAGGTTTGCATTCTAGATGTCAATCCGCAG GCACTCAAAGTTCTGCGAACAGCCGAGTTTCTTCCATATGTGGTGTTCATCGAAGCCCCAAACTTTGAGGTTCTGAAAGACATGAACAGATCTGCCATTGAGGCTGGTGTTGTGACGAAACAGATGACG GATTCAGAGCTCAAACGGACAGTGGATGAGAGTGAAAGGATCCAGAGGGCGTACAGTCACTATTTTGATCTGAGCATTGTGAATGATAACCTGGACGGAGCGTACCGCAGCCTCAGGAGGGCGCTGGACAGACTCAACACAGACCACCAGTGGGTTCCTGTCAGCTGGGTCTTCTGA
- the LOC109053988 gene encoding MAGUK p55 subfamily member 2-like isoform X4: MPVASASSDSVMQSLLDTLSDSTSSTTANDLDLIFLKGIMESPVSREHYEEPKLEAVRDNNMELVQDILRDLNTLTPHSQAAHELASILKEPHFQSLLETHDSVASKSYETPPPSPCAFMDSSLNNQPVPPDAVRMVGIRKVSGEHLGVTFRVEGGELVIARILHGGMIDQQGLLHVGDIIKEVNGKEVGSDPKVLQNMLKESSGSVVLKILPSYQEPHTPRQAFVKCHFDYDPSHDNLIPCKEAGLKFSSGDILQIFNQEDPNWWQACHLEGGSAGLIPSQLLEEKRKAFVKRDLELSSTGPLCAGIGGKKKKKMMYLTTKNAEFDRHELRIYEEVAKVPPFRRKMLVLIGAQGVGRRSLKNKLLVSDPHRYGTTTPYTSRKPKVDEKEGQMYLFMSRSEMETDIKCGRFLEHGEYDGNLYGTKIDSIHEVVDSGKVCILDVNPQALKVLRTAEFLPYVVFIEAPNFEVLKDMNRSAIEAGVVTKQMTDSELKRTVDESERIQRAYSHYFDLSIVNDNLDGAYRSLRRALDRLNTDHQWVPVSWVF, from the exons ATGCCAGTAGCATCCGCCAGCTCTGACTCAG TGATGCAGAGTCTTCTGGACACCTTAAGTGACAGTACCAGCTCCACTACAGCCAATGACCTGGACCTCATCTTCCTGAAAGGAATCATGGAGAGTCCAGTG TCTCGTGAGCACTATGAAGAGCCAAAGCTGGAGGCAGTGAGGGACAATAATATGGAGTTAGTGCAGGACATCCTGAGAGACCTCAACACTCTCACACCTCACAGTCAGGCGGCACATGAGCTCGCCAGCATCCTCAAAGAGCCACACTTTCAG TCTTTACTTGAAACACATGACTCTGTAGCTTCCAAAAGCTACGAGACTCCGCCCCCCAGCCCCTGCGCATTTATGGACTCCTCGCTCAACAACCAGCCGGTGCCACCGGATGCTGTCAGGATGGTGGGCATCCGCAAAGTGTCTGGAGAGCACTTG GGCGTGACGTTTCGGGTGGAGGGTGGAGAGCTGGTGATTGCTCGGATCCTGCATGGGGGCATGATTGATCAACAGGGCCTGCTGCATGTGGGTGACATCATCAAAGAGGTGAACGGAAAAGAGGTGGGAAGTGACCCGAAGGTTCTTCAGAACATGCTGAAGGAGTCCAGTGGCAGCGTGGTTCTCAAAATCCTACCCAGTTACCAAGAACCACACACACCACGCCAG GCCTTTGTGAAGTGTCACTTTGACTATGACCCCTCTCATGACAACCTGATCCCCTGTAAAGAAGCTGGGCTCAAATTCAGCAGTGGAGACATCCTTCAGATCTTCAACCAGGAGGACCCCAACTGGTGGCag GCATGTCATCTGGAAGGAGGCAGTGCAGGCCTGATCCCCAGTCAGCTGCTAGAGGAGAAGAGAAAAGCATTTGTCAAGAGAGACCTGGAGCTCTCTAGCACAG GGCCTCTGTGTGCAGGGATTGGgggtaagaagaagaagaagatgatgtaCTTGACTACAAAGAATGCTG AGTTCGACCGACATGAGTTGAGGATCTACGAGGAAGTGGCCAAGGTGCCTCCGTTCCGCAGGAAGATGCTGGTTCTGATTGGAGCACAGGGTGTGGGCCGCCGCAGcttgaaaaataaacttttggtGTCGGACCCGCACCGTTATGGAACCACCACACCTT ACACATCTCGTAAACCCAAGGTGGATGAGAAGGAGGGGCAGATGTACCTGTTTATGTCTCGCAGTGAGATGGAAACCGACATTAAATGTGGCCGTTTCCTTGAACACGGGGAATATGATGGAAATCTGTACGGCACCAAGATTGACTCCATTCATGAGGTTGTGGACTCCGGCAAGGTTTGCATTCTAGATGTCAATCCGCAG GCACTCAAAGTTCTGCGAACAGCCGAGTTTCTTCCATATGTGGTGTTCATCGAAGCCCCAAACTTTGAGGTTCTGAAAGACATGAACAGATCTGCCATTGAGGCTGGTGTTGTGACGAAACAGATGACG GATTCAGAGCTCAAACGGACAGTGGATGAGAGTGAAAGGATCCAGAGGGCGTACAGTCACTATTTTGATCTGAGCATTGTGAATGATAACCTGGACGGAGCGTACCGCAGCCTCAGGAGGGCGCTGGACAGACTCAACACAGACCACCAGTGGGTTCCTGTCAGCTGGGTCTTCTGA
- the LOC109053446 gene encoding 26S proteasome regulatory subunit 8-like: MFKMALDGIEQMDIEDSKGGTGLRQYYLSKIEDLQLTVNEKSQNLRRLQAQRNELNAKVRLLREELQLLQEQGSYVGEVVRAMDKKKVLVKVHPEGKFVVDVDKNIDINDVTPNCRVALRNDSYTLHKILPNKVDPLVSLMMVEKVPDSTYEMIGGLDKQIKEIKEVIELPVKHPELFEALGIAQPKGVLLYGPPGTGKTLLARAVAHHTDCTFIRVSGSELVQKFIGEGARMVRELFVMAREHAPSIIFMDEIDSIGSSRLEGGSGGDSEVQRTMLELLNQLDGFEATKNIKVIMATNRIDILDSALLRPGRIDRKIEFPPPNEEARLDILKIHSRKMNLTRGINLRKIAELMPGASGAEVKGVCTEAGMYALRERRVHVTQEDFEMAVAKVMQKDSEKNMSIKKLWK, translated from the exons ATGTTCAAGATGGCGCTGGACGGGATCGagcaa atggatATTGAGGACAGTAAAGGGGGCACTGGTCTCCGACAGTATTATCTGTCTAAAATTGAGGATCTTCAG TTGACAGTGAATGAGAAAAGCCAAAATCTCAGACGTCTGCAGGCTCAAAGGAACGAGTTAAATGCCAAGG TGCGCCTCCTGCGTGAGGAGCTTCAGTTGCTGCAGGAGCAGGGGTCTTATGTAGGAGAGGTGGTGAGAGCCATGGACAAGAAGAAAGTGCTGGTCAAG GTGCATCCTGAAGGAAAGTTTGTAGTGGATGTGGATAAGAACATTGATATAAATGAT GTAACTCCAAATTGCCGTGTAGCACTTAGAAATGACAGTTACACACTTCACAAAATCCTGCCAAACAAAGTTGACCCACTCGTCTCACTGATGATGGTGGAAAAAGTGCCAGATTCAACCTACGAGATGATTGGAGGGCTGGACAAACAGATCAAAGAGATCAAGGAAGTGATTGAGCTTCCAGTCAAGCACCCAGAGTTGTTTGAGGCTCTAGGAATTGCACAGCCTAAG GGTGTGTTGCTGTATGGACCTCCTGGAACAGGAAAGACCCTGTTAGCCAGAGCTGTGGCCCATCACACCGACTGCACCTTCATCAGGGTGTCTGGATCAGAGCTGGTGCAGAAATTCATAGGAGAAG GAGCTCGTATGGTGCGTGAGCTGTTCGTCATGGCCAGGGAACATGCGCCCTCCATCATCTTCATGGATGAGATCGACTCCATCGGCTCGTCTCGGCTAGAGGGTGGATCAGGAGGAGACAGTGAGGTGCAGAGAACTATGCTGGAGCTCCTCAACCAGCTGGATGGGTTTGAGGCCACCAAGAACATCAAG GTTATCATGGCAACAAACCGTATTGACATTCTAGACTCTGCGCTTCTTCGACCAGGCCGCATTGACAGGAAGATTGAATTTCCCCCTCCAAATGAAGAG GCCCGTTTGGATATTCTGAAGATCCACTCCCGTAAGATGAACCTGACGCGTGGTATTAACCTGCGCAAGATTGCCGAGCTGATGCCAGGAGCGTCTGGTGCTGAGGTCAAG GGTGTCTGCACAGAGGCAGGGATGTATGctctgagagagaggagagtccACGTAACCCAAGAAGATTTTGAAATGGCAGTAGCAAAG GTGATGCAGAAAGACAGTGAGAAAAACATGTCCATCAAGAAGCTCTGGAAGTAA